GGACAAAGCTGATCGAGACCCTTCCTCCCTCTACCATTTTTGTGTCTCAGGTTATTCTGTTTGCTTCTTCTCTCCCCCCGAAACActattaccaccaccaccaccaccaaagcacCCAGCTCTGAAGTgcacaccatccaaccatctcacttaCCACCCCCTTACTGTGAGCATCTACAGACCCCCGGGCCGCTCTCTCAAATTCCTTGAAGATTGAACACCTGGCTCACAGCCAGCTTTTCTCTAACGATGTCCTGTATTCCAGCCCTGTTTCCCAGTGATTTCAATGTCTATGTAGACAATTCTTCTAACACTCGGGTCTTGATCTCATGTCAGAAGATATTGTCTTCCCCTCTCCTCTAGCTATTCACTCCCATGGTCATGGGCTACATGTATCAATACCAATAACCACACTTATCAATACCAATAATCAATACCCAAACCACGCCACCGCAGGCTCGGCTTTGGGCATCCCGCTCTTCGACTTCTGCCTCCGATTTTCCAGTTCTCTGCCTTCAGGACTCGGGCCTCAGCAGTTAGTTCTCTGACACCGATGGGATCTACAAAGGCTCCTATTTCCTGTTCACCAACTCTCACCTCTCTCCTGGCCTCAACTCTCTCCTAATCTTGTTGGATTCCATAGTCTCTGCGCTTCAGTTCCTTTGGTCTCCAGTTTCCTTTGCACCAGCCCGGTAGAACCCCAGTCCTGGTTAAATCCAACTCTCCTCTTTCTGCACATTCACACCTGGACAGCTGAGCCATAGCTGGAGAAAAACAAGTGCTAATCATCTCACTCAAGATTCCTGAGCCCCAGTCCAGGCAGGCTCTGTTTGCCTAGAAATGTTGCTCTCTTTCCTGCTTTCACTTAATTACATCTTGCCCGCTCTCCTTAAACTCATAACACCTCCTCATTCTTAGCAGATGACCTTGCTCTTGACTTTGCTGAAAACAGAGATACTGTACATCCAAAAGAGAACTTCTTGTAACTTCTAACACCCCCTCTTCACTTTACCTAGCTGTCTGTACTTTAAACTGCACACTCGGCCTTCCCTCCTGCTCTCATGAATAAATTATGCTCCTAGCCTCCCAGATTCTTTTGCTTCCTTCTCCTCATCCCCCAACCCCTAAGCTTTGAAATGCCCCAAGGCTCAGTCCTTGGACCTCTTCTCCTTTTTAAGGACCCAGGTTTCATAAGCAATCTCATCTAGCCTCATGATTTTATACTTCACCTGTTCTCGCTGCTTCTGCCCCAACCCCAGCTCCCAACATGCTCCAAGACAGCTACATGTGGCAGCTGCATAAGATTCCCAAGCTCCATATGACCCCTCCCAACCCGCTCCCCCTGCGCCTTGTCCAGACAACAAATGGCTAaaagccattctcttttcctacAATAACTCCTGTCTCACCTGGTAGCAACTCAGAGTGCATCTAGACCCTAACCACGTCTCACTGCCTCCACAATTACACTCTGGTCCCGCCGTGGTCcaggcttttcttttctctgtggcGCTTATTCCAATCGAACATCCATTGgtttgttgctgctgttattgGGTATTGACTGCCTCCCACTGAAATATAAACTCCCAGAGGTTGGCACTTTGTCTGTTTCATTCACTGCTGTAGCCCCATTCCTGGAACAGTGCCTGACCTGAAGTTGGCATTGAATAAATCTTTGATGGACGAACTTGGGGAACACGGCTATCTCACACCTACAAACTTTTAACAAAGCCTGGTCTGTACAGCAGTGCCGTGGGATTGTGAATTCTGGGCCTTGCGTTGGGCTCCTGAGAGCTTTGGAGTCTCTCCCTCTATGGTCTGATTATGAAACGAAAAGAGAATGTGCTccaggaaaaataatttccagCATCTCAGCAGAGCAACTGAGGGGAGTGTTGGTAAGGAGAGGAGAGCTAGCTGTGTGGGCTCCAGGGTCTCATCACCTAGAATGTGACCACCACTCCCGCACCTGCTCACAAAATAGCACGTCTAGGTTCTGTTCTGCCTCTGGTGAGGTCATGAGGAAAGGCGGCAGTCTGCGaactaactttctttttctttatttttggctgtgctgagtccttATTGCTGTTTGGGCTTCCCTCTAGTTGTGGCGATCAGGGGCTGCTCCCTTGGTTGCTGCGTGCtgacttcttattgcagtggcttctcttgttgcagagcctgggtttaggggcaggtgggctcaggaattgcaggctctagggcacaggtcagtagttggggcacacaggctcagctgccccatggcacgtgagatcttcccggaTCTGAGATTGaagtagttggggcacacaggctcagctgccccatggcacgtgagatcttcctggatctgaGGTTGAACTGgtgttccttgcattgcaaggcagagtctttaccactgagccactggggagcccCTAGTAAGTAACTTTCTAAAGGTCGATTATTTTGCACATATAGGGCCCTGGTCTGCAAGGACCAAAAGCAGAGAACAATATTTTACCACCACCATCAAAAATAAGAAGCCAAGGACGCCATGAATAGAAGCAAAGAAGGTGACCTCTGTGGGCACCTGCCTTTTCTGttccccagcagtggaagcggCTTATGTACATTTGTTACATAATAGGAAAGGGGAGGGGGGCGTGCATACATTTATTTAGCAGTTCCTAAAGTGTGAGGGGAAATTGCTGATAATGGTGTTTTGCAGTCTCAGATATTTAGCATTTTACTGGGCTTGGGTCAGGGCTTTGTTTACTATCGATCGGTAGTGTTTTCCAGCGTGGTCTGGCCCATGGAGCTCGGGGATGTGAATACATCTTGTTGAAATGTGCCATCTGTTCCCCAGGGATGGTTTGCACTGCACACTTGGTCTGAGTTAGGTACACAACTTCATCACAGATATTGAGACTATAGAAAACACATACTTCTAATTGGTCACACTTGTGAAAATATTGGTGCACTATTGAAcctatttttttctatgtctcCCTTCTCACTCACCCATCACTTATGGCACTTTGTTCAGTAAAAGGTGACAGCAATAGTGTGGCCCCAACATGTACTTTGTCATCGAATTCTAACGCGGTTAACCTGGTCTCTCAGGCCAGGAGATGAaggaacagaagatgagatgattttcAAAACGCCGTTCAGAAAGCTTGGGCCAGACCAGAAATGGACACCAGAAACCTGATCCTCTTGCTCTGATGGACCCCCTTTGGTGCTGAACCACAAGCAACAGTACAGAGCCAAAGGCTGCCGGGGGGGCTTCCAAAAGGCCATTAGATCAGTTCTCTCTTGGTGAAGTGCCTCATTTTCACCTTCGTTGGAAAGAGAATTGTATAGTCCAGTAGACATGTTCTCCTGTATGACATGAAGGTTACAAGCCATAGCTGAAATCTTTTACTGCAATTCATCAACCTTGATTTTCTTTCTAAACTTATTTACAGAAAACTACCCGAAGAACCCAGACTGAGGCCCCCTCATGGATGAGGCAAACGGGACATCATTTGTTGCTGAAGAGCCCTCCAACGCCTCAACCAGCGGGAACACCTCCGTCAAGGACCCGCACCGGGAAATTCCCATCGTGCACTGGGTGATCATGAGCATCTCCCCGCTGGGCTTTGTTGAGAACGGAATcctcctctggttcctctgcttccgGATGAGAAGAAACCCCTTCACCGTCTACATCACCCACTTGTCCATCGCGGACATCTCGTTGCTCTTTTGCATCTTTATTCTGTCTGTTGATTATGCTTTAGATTACGAGCTGTCTTCTGGCTATTACTACACAATTGTCACGTTATCGGTGACGTTTCTCTTTGGCTACAACACAGGCCTGTACCTGCTGACGGCCATCAGCGTGGAGAGGTGCCTGTCTGTCCTGTACCCCATCTGGTACCGGTGCCACCGCCCCAAGCACCAGTCGGCGTTCGTCTGTGCCCTCCTGTGGGCACTCTCCTGCTTGGTGACCACCATGGAATACGTCATGTGCATTGACAGTGAGGGACAG
The sequence above is a segment of the Bos mutus isolate GX-2022 chromosome 9, NWIPB_WYAK_1.1, whole genome shotgun sequence genome. Coding sequences within it:
- the MAS1 gene encoding proto-oncogene Mas; translated protein: MDEANGTSFVAEEPSNASTSGNTSVKDPHREIPIVHWVIMSISPLGFVENGILLWFLCFRMRRNPFTVYITHLSIADISLLFCIFILSVDYALDYELSSGYYYTIVTLSVTFLFGYNTGLYLLTAISVERCLSVLYPIWYRCHRPKHQSAFVCALLWALSCLVTTMEYVMCIDSEGQTHSRGDCRAVIIFIAILSFLVFTPLMVVSSTILVVKIRKNSWASHSSKLYLVITVTIIIFFIFAMPMRLLYLLYYEYWSTFKNLHHVSLLFSTINSSANPFIYFFVGSSRKKRFKESLKVVLTRAFKDEMQPRQPEDHTATTATETVV